A single Oleidesulfovibrio alaskensis DSM 16109 DNA region contains:
- a CDS encoding 2-keto-3-deoxygluconate permease codes for MKQVPIVDWLQRLPGGMMLVPLILGSVTGTFFPGFLGLGSFTTALFKNSALPLIGLLILATGAQINARQSTGVFKRCGVLLLTKTFIPAVIIILYGNIFGREGILGVSLLAAMIAFTNSNGGLWLALTGQYGTDEDRGAYIASGLNDGPFFILLALGLSGHANVPWQAIVGTVIPFIVGFVLGNLDKKFAEMMKPTAAITIPFFAFALGTGINLQNLVTGGVTGVLLGIGVTLVTGFLCFAGYRLFIRNSNPGIGFAAGTTAGNSITSVLVVVQADPSYAPFQAVATAQVAAAVLVTAILCPLMTHYMCKRYDAAHPPQEQRA; via the coding sequence ATGAAACAGGTTCCCATCGTTGACTGGCTGCAGCGGCTGCCCGGCGGCATGATGCTGGTGCCCCTCATTCTGGGTTCGGTCACAGGCACATTTTTTCCCGGATTTCTGGGGCTGGGGTCGTTTACCACCGCCTTGTTCAAAAACAGCGCACTGCCGCTCATCGGTCTGCTCATACTGGCCACAGGCGCCCAGATAAACGCCAGACAAAGCACGGGCGTTTTCAAGCGCTGCGGGGTCCTGCTGCTTACCAAAACGTTCATTCCTGCCGTCATTATTATTCTGTACGGCAACATCTTCGGACGCGAAGGCATTCTGGGCGTATCGCTGCTGGCCGCCATGATAGCCTTCACCAACTCCAACGGCGGTCTGTGGCTGGCCCTTACCGGACAGTACGGCACAGATGAGGACCGCGGCGCCTACATTGCCAGCGGCCTTAACGATGGGCCTTTTTTCATTCTGCTGGCACTGGGCCTTTCCGGACATGCCAACGTACCGTGGCAGGCCATCGTGGGAACGGTCATTCCCTTTATTGTCGGCTTTGTACTGGGTAATCTGGATAAAAAGTTTGCCGAAATGATGAAGCCCACTGCAGCCATTACCATTCCGTTTTTCGCCTTTGCGCTGGGCACGGGCATAAACCTGCAAAACCTTGTGACAGGCGGCGTCACAGGCGTGCTGCTGGGCATCGGTGTAACGCTGGTCACGGGTTTTCTGTGCTTTGCCGGCTACAGGCTGTTCATCCGCAACTCCAATCCGGGCATAGGCTTTGCTGCGGGAACCACTGCGGGCAACTCCATCACCAGCGTTCTTGTGGTGGTGCAGGCCGACCCCTCGTATGCGCCTTTTCAGGCGGTGGCCACCGCACAGGTTGCAGCGGCGGTGCTGGTAACAGCCATACTGTGCCCGCTGATGACGCACTACATGTGCAAGCGCTATGATGCTGCACATCCCCCGCAGGAGCAGCGCGCATGA
- a CDS encoding four-carbon acid sugar kinase family protein, producing MTRYAVIADDLTGAGDTGVQFAKAGLRTRILTHNWSAEDLNGVDVAVVQTESRAMPPQEAYAAVKQAAQRLQAAGVQPLYKKVDSTLRGQIGPEIDAVMDVWGLELALLCPAFPENGRTLIGGYLLAGGEPVSRTSIGADPVSPVRQSHIPSLLAAQSSRPAIGLSLAEMTRGDSYLESIFTEARRRSAIIVADAADPQDIALLESLVARFAPRALFVGSAGLAAPVAARLAQSSAGRRPVVTVVGSVNPVSRGQLKQLQHEGTGLLLVTADELLLDDRHWQTALRAKAETLASMLRRGEDVAVATPGNREEVQDLLERGAGIGLERRPLTARVAARTTQVVHEALALLQDGEKPSGLVLTGGDMAHAMLAHLNTAGMDLIAEVSPGIPVGRLSGGHADGVKVVTKAGGFGTQGALVQAVRTLRELD from the coding sequence ATGACCAGATACGCAGTTATCGCCGACGACCTGACAGGCGCAGGTGACACCGGCGTGCAGTTTGCCAAAGCCGGACTGCGTACGCGCATTCTGACGCACAACTGGTCGGCGGAAGACCTGAACGGTGTGGACGTGGCCGTGGTGCAGACAGAAAGCCGCGCCATGCCCCCACAGGAGGCATATGCGGCCGTGAAACAGGCTGCACAGCGGCTGCAGGCGGCCGGAGTACAACCGCTGTATAAAAAGGTGGACTCCACTCTGCGCGGGCAGATAGGGCCTGAAATTGATGCGGTCATGGACGTATGGGGGCTGGAACTGGCCCTCCTGTGTCCGGCATTTCCGGAAAACGGAAGAACTCTCATCGGCGGTTATCTGCTGGCCGGAGGCGAGCCGGTATCACGCACCTCCATCGGAGCGGACCCTGTATCGCCCGTGCGGCAGAGCCATATCCCCAGCCTGCTTGCCGCTCAGTCCTCGCGTCCTGCCATAGGGCTTTCGCTGGCAGAAATGACCAGAGGCGACAGTTATCTGGAGAGCATATTCACAGAAGCGCGGCGCAGGAGCGCCATCATTGTGGCCGATGCAGCAGACCCGCAGGATATTGCCCTGCTGGAAAGCCTTGTGGCCCGCTTTGCCCCGCGGGCGCTGTTTGTGGGCTCCGCCGGACTTGCCGCTCCGGTGGCGGCCCGTCTGGCACAATCGTCAGCAGGCAGGCGCCCCGTTGTCACGGTGGTGGGTTCGGTCAACCCCGTATCACGCGGACAGCTGAAACAGCTGCAGCACGAAGGAACGGGACTGCTGCTGGTTACCGCCGACGAGCTGCTGCTTGACGACAGGCACTGGCAGACGGCACTGCGCGCCAAGGCCGAGACGCTGGCATCCATGCTGCGCCGGGGCGAAGACGTGGCGGTGGCCACACCGGGCAACCGGGAAGAAGTACAGGACCTGCTGGAAAGAGGTGCCGGCATCGGGCTGGAGCGCCGCCCCCTTACCGCGCGTGTGGCCGCGCGCACCACTCAGGTGGTGCACGAGGCGCTGGCTTTGCTGCAGGACGGGGAAAAACCGTCCGGCCTTGTGCTCACAGGGGGCGACATGGCCCACGCCATGCTGGCCCACCTGAACACGGCAGGCATGGACCTTATTGCCGAAGTCAGCCCCGGCATACCTGTGGGCAGACTCAGCGGAGGACATGCGGACGGCGTCAAAGTGGTCACCAAAGCAGGCGGCTTCGGCACGCAGGGCGCTCTGGTGCAGGCCGTGCGCACCCTGCGTGAACTGGACTGA
- the pdxA gene encoding 4-hydroxythreonine-4-phosphate dehydrogenase PdxA — MKLPVLALTMGDPAGIGPEITAKALGRDEIHTMCTPLVVGDMALMQAHKRYMNGRRCILVDGVEALDTLPADGVAVFQPHGPLRGVVAGTLSAEAGRAAAAYVYGAIELAKRGDIQGIVTAPLNKEALHMGGDTHPGHTELLAESFGVRNYAMVLAAEDRYVFHVTTHQSLRSAIDSLTVDAVYQRIRLAHLLATALGTPQETVAVAGVNPHAGEGGMFGTEERDIITPAVQKAVAEGIPAEGPVPADVLFPRMVRGQYRFAIAMYHDQGHAVFKSLYFDTGVNITIGLPVIRTSVDHGTAFDIAGKGIASEESMIEAVRAAARLGNSWAHISRSAM; from the coding sequence GTGAAACTGCCTGTTTTAGCGCTGACCATGGGCGACCCTGCGGGAATCGGACCGGAAATAACAGCCAAGGCCCTCGGACGCGATGAAATTCACACCATGTGCACACCGCTTGTGGTGGGCGATATGGCGCTTATGCAGGCGCACAAACGATATATGAACGGCCGCAGGTGCATACTTGTGGACGGAGTGGAAGCGCTGGATACGCTGCCTGCTGACGGTGTGGCCGTTTTTCAGCCGCACGGACCCTTACGCGGCGTTGTGGCGGGTACGCTGTCAGCGGAAGCAGGCCGCGCAGCTGCGGCCTATGTGTACGGAGCCATAGAACTGGCCAAACGCGGCGACATTCAGGGCATAGTGACTGCCCCGCTGAACAAGGAAGCGCTGCATATGGGCGGCGACACCCACCCCGGACACACGGAACTGCTGGCAGAAAGCTTCGGAGTGCGCAACTATGCCATGGTGCTGGCCGCGGAAGACAGATATGTGTTTCATGTGACCACACATCAGTCGCTGCGTTCCGCCATTGATTCACTTACCGTGGATGCCGTGTACCAGCGCATCAGGCTGGCCCATCTGCTGGCGACGGCACTGGGCACACCGCAGGAGACGGTGGCAGTGGCCGGAGTCAATCCGCACGCCGGAGAAGGCGGCATGTTCGGCACGGAAGAGCGCGACATCATAACCCCCGCTGTACAGAAGGCCGTGGCGGAGGGCATACCGGCTGAAGGTCCGGTTCCGGCCGATGTGCTGTTCCCGCGCATGGTACGCGGTCAGTACCGGTTTGCCATCGCCATGTATCACGATCAGGGGCACGCCGTTTTCAAATCGCTGTATTTCGACACCGGCGTCAACATCACCATAGGGCTGCCGGTCATCCGCACCTCTGTTGACCACGGCACGGCGTTTGATATTGCGGGCAAAGGCATTGCCAGCGAAGAAAGCATGATCGAAGCGGTCCGCGCAGCAGCCCGTCTGGGCAACAGCTGGGCACATATAAGCCGCAGCGCCATGTGA
- a CDS encoding MerR family transcriptional regulator, translated as MPHRTAADTLLTIAELAARHDLPESTARYYCKRFLPFLPHTGEGKRRRYLPEALEIFSFIVAEIRTHKNAMTVEHALRRHYGSALGAAPDCTPQAELPTAAAVPSAVQLSAEYVHQGQAALFALLEQQTKAMESIAESLAVMNRKEEGIAALEQTLGARESEIAELRKEVVQLKSLLSTAEQVHQQDLDQMRKWLSKIAGERSGMRGQDM; from the coding sequence ATGCCGCACCGCACTGCCGCAGACACGCTGCTGACCATAGCGGAACTGGCAGCCAGACATGACCTGCCGGAATCCACTGCGCGTTACTACTGCAAGCGCTTTCTGCCGTTTCTGCCCCATACGGGCGAAGGAAAACGCAGGCGTTATCTTCCTGAAGCACTTGAAATATTCTCGTTTATCGTTGCCGAAATACGGACGCATAAAAACGCCATGACCGTGGAGCACGCTCTGCGGCGGCATTACGGTTCTGCGCTGGGCGCCGCGCCGGACTGCACTCCGCAGGCAGAACTGCCGACCGCGGCCGCGGTGCCGTCGGCGGTGCAGCTTTCTGCCGAATATGTGCATCAGGGGCAGGCGGCGCTGTTCGCTTTGCTTGAGCAGCAGACCAAAGCCATGGAAAGCATTGCGGAATCGCTTGCGGTAATGAACCGCAAGGAAGAAGGCATAGCCGCGCTGGAGCAGACTCTCGGAGCGCGTGAAAGTGAGATAGCCGAACTGCGCAAAGAGGTCGTGCAGCTGAAAAGCCTGCTTTCCACAGCCGAGCAGGTGCATCAGCAGGATCTTGACCAGATGCGCAAGTGGCTGAGCAAGATCGCGGGCGAGCGTTCCGGCATGCGCGGACAGGATATGTGA
- a CDS encoding HU family DNA-binding protein: MLTKAEFVAAFKDALPEVFETKVSAEKAYDAFCQVLADGIAKNEGVRLPNVGALTVAERAERQGRNPQTGQPMTIPARKVVKFSPAKSLVDGVNR, encoded by the coding sequence ATGCTGACCAAAGCTGAATTTGTTGCGGCTTTCAAAGATGCACTGCCTGAAGTGTTTGAAACCAAAGTCAGCGCTGAAAAAGCGTACGATGCCTTTTGTCAGGTTCTGGCCGACGGCATTGCAAAGAACGAAGGCGTGCGTCTGCCCAATGTCGGCGCGCTGACCGTAGCCGAACGCGCCGAACGGCAGGGCCGCAACCCCCAGACGGGCCAGCCCATGACCATTCCTGCCCGCAAGGTGGTCAAATTTTCGCCGGCGAAAAGCCTGGTCGATGGTGTGAACAGATAA
- a CDS encoding C40 family peptidase encodes MLFLLAGGCGHKTVLPPVAAGGDSVLPAQGQRHRLAVVRTAQALVGVPYRWGGSSPQQGFDCSGLVWWVMRHNGIAVPRMTDGQAQTGTAVAPAQAAAGDIAVFRIGYGGLHTAVISGSGTMVHSPKSGSTVREESYLSRYWLPRLVTVRRILP; translated from the coding sequence ATGCTGTTTTTACTTGCCGGCGGATGCGGACACAAGACTGTGCTGCCGCCGGTAGCGGCCGGCGGCGATTCCGTGCTGCCGGCGCAGGGCCAGCGGCACAGGCTGGCCGTGGTACGCACTGCGCAGGCTCTTGTGGGTGTGCCCTACAGATGGGGCGGCAGTTCGCCGCAGCAAGGGTTCGATTGCTCCGGACTGGTCTGGTGGGTTATGCGGCATAACGGCATTGCGGTGCCGCGCATGACAGACGGGCAGGCGCAGACCGGTACCGCGGTGGCCCCTGCGCAGGCGGCCGCCGGTGACATAGCGGTTTTCCGTATCGGATACGGCGGGCTGCACACTGCCGTCATAAGCGGCAGCGGCACCATGGTGCACAGCCCGAAGTCGGGCAGCACCGTGCGTGAAGAAAGCTACCTTTCGCGTTACTGGCTTCCCAGACTTGTCACGGTGCGCCGTATTCTTCCCTGA
- a CDS encoding 3'(2'),5'-bisphosphate nucleotidase CysQ family protein gives MFENVPLSGMIRIARQAGKEIAARQQAIVQAGEAAIWHKDDDSPVTQADRAASAVLCAGLAQMAPSVPVISEEESIPPAEVRRGWGLYFLVDPLDGTKGYLKGEADYSVCVALMRRDMPLTGVVHVPARGLTYYGLPGTGAWREDESGMPVRLHTAPAVSGKQPVVLQSRVSATPKLDAYMDGLPHTRLMAGSAYKFCLLAEGTAQMYPCLHPTWEWDTAAGEAVLRGAGGTVTDMDGRPLRYGKSSLLNDLFIARG, from the coding sequence ATGTTTGAAAACGTACCCCTGAGCGGGATGATCCGCATAGCCAGACAGGCGGGAAAAGAAATCGCCGCCCGTCAGCAGGCCATTGTGCAGGCAGGTGAAGCCGCCATATGGCACAAGGACGACGACTCGCCCGTCACTCAGGCGGACAGGGCGGCCAGTGCCGTTCTGTGTGCCGGACTGGCACAGATGGCTCCTTCTGTTCCCGTTATTTCAGAAGAGGAATCCATTCCCCCTGCCGAGGTACGACGGGGCTGGGGGCTGTATTTTCTGGTGGACCCGCTGGACGGCACCAAAGGCTATCTGAAAGGAGAGGCAGACTACAGTGTCTGTGTGGCACTCATGCGCCGCGACATGCCTCTGACCGGAGTTGTCCATGTGCCTGCGCGCGGGCTTACCTATTACGGTCTGCCCGGCACGGGCGCATGGCGCGAAGATGAAAGCGGCATGCCGGTGCGCCTGCATACCGCCCCCGCCGTTTCCGGAAAACAACCGGTGGTGCTGCAAAGCCGGGTGTCCGCAACACCCAAACTGGATGCCTACATGGATGGTCTGCCCCATACGCGCCTGATGGCAGGCAGTGCCTACAAGTTCTGCCTGCTGGCCGAGGGAACGGCCCAGATGTATCCCTGTCTGCACCCCACATGGGAATGGGACACCGCCGCCGGAGAAGCCGTTCTGCGCGGAGCGGGCGGCACTGTGACCGATATGGACGGCCGCCCCCTCAGATACGGCAAAAGCTCTCTGCTCAACGATCTTTTCATAGCGCGGGGATGA
- a CDS encoding RsmB/NOP family class I SAM-dependent RNA methyltransferase: MAESPQARSFRVVCPAGQESLVEALLHSQGYEFEPEPVSPWTRRLTKEPRPLGSSLAAFFGLIYIQDRSSMLPPLALAPQNGDAVLDMCASPGSKTGFLAQLAGPDGFVMGNEPNAQRLATLRQNLFNLNLPHTATCGYAGESLPLPDASWQKIQLDPPCSGWGTVDKNPNVMKLWQGDKVKPLVGIQRLLLREAARLLAPGGVVVYSTCTTNVQENEEQVRWATQELGLIPEPLAPFEGFVFEDPLLPGCEGTLRVDASRSSAQGFYIARFRKEGDSPPPEPVSAMRVQGIHRQALRGPCADPDMLPDGEVALFGSAAMFLPQQALNLLPESFRWRGYPLGKASRGEVRVSPRMRCMMPPADQCAAGALNVEEPELISGLLSGQSIDLARGAYAGSVDASLPEAGLYFRGLPLGRLRIKGRRALWAER; the protein is encoded by the coding sequence ATGGCAGAATCCCCTCAGGCGCGGTCGTTCCGCGTAGTATGTCCTGCCGGACAGGAATCGCTGGTTGAAGCCCTGCTGCACAGTCAGGGATACGAGTTTGAACCGGAGCCGGTATCGCCCTGGACCCGCAGGCTTACAAAGGAGCCCAGACCGCTGGGCAGCAGTCTGGCAGCTTTTTTCGGACTGATTTACATTCAGGACAGATCTTCCATGCTGCCGCCTCTGGCGCTGGCGCCGCAGAACGGCGATGCCGTGCTGGACATGTGTGCAAGTCCGGGCAGCAAAACGGGCTTTCTGGCGCAGCTGGCAGGGCCGGACGGTTTTGTGATGGGTAACGAACCCAACGCGCAGCGGCTGGCAACCCTGCGTCAGAACCTGTTCAACCTGAACCTGCCGCATACGGCCACCTGCGGCTACGCCGGAGAATCCCTGCCCCTGCCGGATGCATCATGGCAGAAAATCCAGCTGGACCCGCCATGCAGCGGCTGGGGCACCGTGGATAAAAACCCCAACGTGATGAAGCTGTGGCAGGGGGATAAAGTCAAGCCGCTTGTGGGCATCCAGCGGCTGCTGCTCAGAGAGGCTGCGCGGCTGCTGGCTCCGGGCGGGGTTGTGGTTTATTCCACCTGCACGACCAACGTGCAGGAAAATGAAGAACAGGTGCGCTGGGCAACGCAGGAACTGGGGCTGATCCCCGAACCGCTGGCACCGTTTGAAGGTTTTGTTTTTGAAGACCCGCTGCTGCCGGGGTGCGAGGGAACGCTGCGGGTGGATGCATCCCGTTCATCGGCACAGGGATTTTATATCGCGCGTTTCCGCAAAGAGGGCGATTCACCGCCGCCCGAACCTGTTTCTGCCATGCGGGTGCAGGGAATACACAGACAGGCATTGCGCGGACCGTGTGCAGATCCGGACATGCTGCCGGACGGCGAGGTGGCTCTGTTCGGTTCCGCGGCCATGTTTCTGCCGCAACAGGCCCTGAACTTGCTGCCCGAATCCTTCCGCTGGCGGGGATACCCGCTAGGCAAGGCTTCGCGCGGCGAGGTGAGGGTCTCACCCCGGATGCGCTGCATGATGCCCCCCGCAGATCAGTGCGCCGCAGGCGCGTTGAATGTGGAAGAGCCGGAACTGATAAGCGGCCTGCTGTCCGGCCAGAGCATTGATCTGGCCCGCGGTGCGTATGCGGGCAGCGTGGATGCATCCCTGCCGGAGGCCGGACTGTATTTCAGAGGGCTGCCGCTGGGCAGGCTGCGTATCAAGGGGCGCCGTGCCTTGTGGGCGGAGCGCTGA
- a CDS encoding FG-GAP repeat domain-containing protein, with amino-acid sequence MHRILRFPLALLLLAVTAVLPSVADAGGLKTYAVLPFKIHGPDQYKYLEKAVPQMLTSRLYLKDNFESIAQSSVAAQEYPADENAAAAARSALNADYLVWGDVTVMGSEASLDVRVLDTAGNVAPVGKQTPVLQLIPALKDVSDQINRDVFKRADMQTAAQSAPAPQAVNQMNPNLMHNESDAGRQVYLNPQFRYAGNENVDTRMRSQSLPFAARGMVVGDLDGTGKNAVMLLDEHVVRAYRFDGKMLEPAGEHQLPLSITCLSINMLDMNRDGIMEIVVNAYDSSQEPKSFILNWSNNTFTVVAEKIRYYMNVVKTPPDYMPVLVGQAVGRPKLFRGKVHEVLKMGGSMELGRSLNLPEGTNVLNFTWLPASDGEGPKLVVLNDREHLVTYTERGGRLAQTQETYSGSSVGIPIDMSMPGLGEDTVLIDDMYYIPQNMRAVNLDRDGRYELLVVRPISTAAQFFERYRFFPQSEIHALHWDGVGLSLQWKTRRIKGAIIGFDVADVNNDGIQDLVVAINTHPGELGVRSRKTQVLAYPLDLDSAAPGTAIDRTFREE; translated from the coding sequence ATGCACCGTATATTGCGTTTTCCGCTGGCACTCCTGCTGCTGGCCGTTACGGCCGTACTGCCTTCCGTTGCCGATGCCGGCGGACTGAAGACCTATGCAGTCCTGCCTTTCAAGATACATGGCCCCGACCAGTACAAATATCTGGAAAAAGCCGTTCCGCAGATGCTTACCTCGCGGCTGTATCTGAAGGATAACTTTGAATCCATAGCCCAGAGCAGCGTTGCCGCGCAGGAGTATCCCGCCGACGAAAACGCCGCCGCTGCTGCCCGTTCCGCCCTGAATGCCGATTATCTGGTATGGGGCGACGTGACCGTTATGGGCTCTGAAGCCAGTCTGGACGTGCGCGTGCTGGACACTGCAGGCAATGTGGCTCCCGTGGGCAAACAGACCCCCGTGCTGCAGCTGATTCCCGCGCTCAAAGATGTTTCCGACCAGATAAACCGTGACGTTTTCAAACGCGCGGATATGCAGACCGCCGCCCAGAGCGCTCCGGCGCCGCAGGCTGTCAATCAGATGAACCCCAACCTGATGCACAACGAATCCGACGCCGGCAGGCAGGTGTATCTTAACCCGCAATTCCGCTATGCAGGCAATGAAAATGTGGACACCCGCATGCGCAGCCAGTCGCTGCCCTTTGCCGCACGCGGCATGGTGGTAGGCGATCTGGACGGCACGGGCAAAAACGCCGTCATGCTGCTGGACGAGCATGTGGTGCGCGCATACCGCTTTGACGGAAAAATGCTGGAACCCGCCGGCGAACATCAGCTGCCGCTTTCCATCACCTGCCTGAGCATCAACATGCTCGACATGAACCGCGACGGCATTATGGAAATAGTGGTAAACGCCTATGACAGCTCGCAGGAACCCAAAAGCTTTATCCTGAACTGGAGCAACAACACGTTTACCGTGGTGGCGGAAAAAATCCGTTACTACATGAACGTGGTCAAAACGCCGCCGGACTACATGCCCGTACTGGTGGGACAGGCCGTCGGACGGCCCAAACTTTTCCGCGGCAAGGTGCACGAAGTGCTCAAGATGGGCGGTTCCATGGAGCTGGGACGCAGCCTGAACCTGCCCGAAGGCACCAATGTGCTCAACTTCACGTGGCTGCCCGCCAGCGACGGCGAAGGCCCCAAGCTGGTGGTGCTCAACGACCGCGAACACCTTGTCACCTACACCGAGCGCGGCGGACGGCTTGCCCAGACGCAGGAAACCTATTCGGGCTCTTCCGTGGGCATTCCCATCGACATGAGCATGCCCGGTCTGGGTGAAGACACCGTGCTCATTGACGACATGTATTACATTCCCCAGAACATGCGCGCCGTGAACCTTGACCGTGACGGCCGTTATGAACTTCTGGTGGTCCGGCCCATTTCCACGGCGGCGCAGTTCTTCGAACGCTACCGCTTTTTCCCGCAGTCTGAAATTCACGCACTGCACTGGGACGGCGTAGGCCTTTCCCTGCAGTGGAAAACCCGCCGCATCAAAGGCGCCATCATCGGCTTTGACGTGGCAGACGTGAACAACGACGGCATTCAGGACCTTGTGGTGGCCATTAACACGCACCCCGGCGAACTGGGCGTCCGCTCGCGCAAAACGCAGGTGCTGGCCTATCCGCTTGACCTCGACAGCGCCGCTCCCGGCACCGCCATCGACCGGACATTCCGCGAGGAATAA
- a CDS encoding RluA family pseudouridine synthase, translated as MTAPATGGVRHIEVTRAEAGQKLLQFLQRRLGSGVPQQFLMRIIRKGEVRVNKGRAKPYDRVSEGDVVRIPPVRPAAEPSCDAACAVPAVSASPLPQIIASGDGLLVINKPAGLPVQPGTGHTDCVTARLAAHFAGADFMPAPAHRLDKNTSGLLLAGTTYTALRTLQDLFRNGHSLIKDYCAWVCGIWPEQEALTLTDVLVKEGTPGKEKIHALPAGSGQPHTAPPKGREALCQVVPLLRLDNATLLGIRLATGRTHQIRVQLASRNHPVIGDVKYGAPACRAGMLLHAFRLVLPAPFGREFFCPPPWQGRRAVAPQTLRQCRFPPLRPAD; from the coding sequence ATGACCGCACCGGCAACAGGCGGGGTACGCCACATAGAGGTCACCCGGGCAGAGGCAGGGCAAAAGCTTCTGCAGTTTCTGCAACGCAGACTGGGCTCCGGTGTGCCGCAGCAGTTTCTGATGCGCATCATCCGCAAGGGTGAAGTCCGTGTAAACAAAGGCCGCGCAAAACCTTATGACAGAGTGTCAGAGGGCGACGTGGTCCGCATACCGCCGGTGCGGCCCGCCGCAGAGCCTTCCTGCGATGCGGCTTGCGCCGTTCCTGCGGTCTCTGCGTCGCCGCTGCCGCAAATCATTGCCAGCGGCGACGGTCTGCTGGTCATCAACAAACCCGCAGGCCTGCCCGTACAACCGGGCACCGGACACACAGACTGTGTCACCGCCCGTCTGGCGGCACACTTTGCCGGCGCCGACTTCATGCCTGCACCGGCCCACAGGCTGGACAAAAACACCTCGGGGCTGCTGCTGGCCGGCACAACCTATACGGCCCTGCGCACCCTGCAGGACCTTTTCCGCAACGGGCACAGCCTGATAAAGGATTATTGTGCGTGGGTGTGCGGTATCTGGCCGGAGCAGGAGGCGCTGACGCTGACAGATGTACTGGTGAAAGAAGGAACGCCGGGAAAGGAAAAAATACACGCACTGCCCGCCGGCAGCGGGCAGCCGCATACGGCTCCGCCGAAGGGCAGAGAAGCTCTCTGTCAGGTGGTGCCGCTGCTGCGCCTCGACAACGCCACCCTGCTGGGCATACGGCTTGCCACCGGACGCACACACCAGATACGGGTACAGCTGGCCTCACGGAACCATCCCGTCATCGGCGATGTGAAGTATGGTGCTCCCGCATGCAGAGCGGGGATGCTGCTGCACGCCTTCCGGCTGGTTCTGCCCGCCCCCTTCGGGCGTGAGTTCTTCTGCCCGCCGCCATGGCAGGGCCGCCGGGCTGTTGCCCCGCAGACTCTCCGGCAGTGCCGGTTTCCGCCGCTGCGGCCCGCAGACTGA
- a CDS encoding helix-turn-helix transcriptional regulator codes for MKNLLSTREVAQFLGVNEKMVYTLISDKGLPATKVTGKWLFPAHLVEQWVENSTINFPRRHESAPPAEGVLLVAGSNDILFERTLRLFMDAQPDYIAAFANMGSMGGIKALRRGVCHMATSHLKQEDGAEYNFAHAERELEERPAVVNFCLREQGLLVPRGNPAGISCVADVAGGGLTVANRPLGTGTRLLFDSELAAAGINPARLKGYENEFSRHMDVGLEVLSGRADTAPAIRAVAGLLGLDFIPLGWERFDLLIPRDTFFERHIQLFMGLFTTPEFAALAGQLEGYDTSRAGRVVFPGETLRETRR; via the coding sequence ATGAAAAACCTGCTTTCCACACGCGAAGTTGCCCAGTTTCTGGGTGTGAACGAGAAGATGGTCTACACCCTTATTTCCGACAAGGGGCTGCCTGCGACCAAGGTCACGGGTAAGTGGCTTTTTCCTGCGCACCTTGTGGAGCAGTGGGTGGAAAATTCCACCATCAATTTTCCCCGCCGTCACGAATCCGCCCCCCCTGCAGAGGGTGTGCTGCTGGTGGCGGGAAGCAATGACATTCTTTTTGAGCGAACCCTGCGGCTGTTTATGGACGCCCAGCCGGACTATATTGCCGCTTTTGCCAACATGGGCAGTATGGGGGGCATCAAGGCGCTTCGTCGGGGTGTCTGCCATATGGCGACCAGCCATCTGAAGCAGGAAGACGGTGCGGAGTACAATTTTGCCCATGCCGAACGTGAGCTTGAAGAGCGTCCGGCTGTGGTCAATTTCTGCCTGCGTGAACAGGGGCTGCTGGTGCCGCGGGGGAACCCCGCCGGTATTTCGTGCGTGGCAGATGTGGCCGGTGGCGGGCTGACGGTGGCCAACCGCCCTCTGGGTACGGGCACGCGGCTGCTGTTTGATTCCGAGCTGGCGGCGGCCGGTATAAATCCCGCGCGTCTGAAAGGGTACGAAAACGAATTTTCGCGCCATATGGATGTGGGGCTTGAAGTCCTTTCCGGCAGGGCGGATACAGCGCCCGCCATACGGGCCGTTGCCGGGCTGCTGGGGCTTGATTTCATTCCGCTGGGGTGGGAACGGTTCGACCTGCTCATTCCGCGCGATACGTTTTTTGAACGTCACATACAGCTGTTTATGGGATTGTTCACCACGCCGGAATTTGCAGCACTGGCGGGGCAGCTGGAAGGGTATGACACCAGCCGTGCCGGCAGGGTCGTTTTTCCGGGCGAGACGCTGCGCGAGACCCGACGTTGA